A region from the Drosophila bipectinata strain 14024-0381.07 chromosome 3R, DbipHiC1v2, whole genome shotgun sequence genome encodes:
- the ninaB gene encoding carotenoid isomerooxygenase isoform X1, whose product MAAGVFKSFMRDFFAVKYDDQEHDPQTERLDGNGRHYPNCNSDVWLRSCEREIVDPIEGHVSGHIPRWISGSLLRNGPGSWKVGDMTFGHLFDCSALLHRFAIKNGRVTYQNRFVDTETLRKNRAAQRIVVTEFGTAAVPDPCHSIFDKFAAIFRPDSGTDNSMISIYPFGDQYYTFTETPFLHRINPCTLATEARICTSDFVGVVNHTSHPHVLPSGTVYNLGTTMTKSGPAYSIICFPNGRHMFEDAHVVATMPCRWKLHPGYMHTFGLTEHYFVIVEQPLSVSLTEYIKAQLHGQNLSACLKWFEDKPTLFHLIDRISGKLVKTYESEAFFYLHIINCFELDGHVVVDICSYRNPEMINCMYLDSISNMQTNPNYATLFRGRPLRFVLPLGTLPETKAGKRGLVKSFSLAGLSSPQVSRTMKHSASQYADITYMATNGKQETSPSEESPRRDSKRGRYDEEEENLVNLVTLEKSQAEAFQGASGIFLRPEMLCDWGCETPRIYYEKYMGKNYRYFYAISSDVDAENPGTLIKVDVWKKTSLTWCEENIYPSEPIFVPSPDPQSEDDGVILASMVVGGLNDRYVGLIVLCAKTMTELGRCDFHTNGPVPKCLHGWFAPNAV is encoded by the exons ATGGCAGCCGGTGTCTTCAAGAGCTTTATGCGAGACTTTTTTGCG GTGAAATACGACGACCAGGAGCATGATCCACAAACGGAACGGCTGGATGGAAATGGACGGCACTATCCCAATTGCAACTCGGATGTCTGGCTGAGATCCTGCGAGCGGGAGATTGTGGATCCCATCGAAGGCCATGTAAGTGGGCACATTCCGCGTTGGATTAGCGGAAGTCTTCTGAGAAATGGACCCGGCAGCTGGAAAGTGGGGGATATGACCTTTGGCCATCTGTTCGACTGCTCCGCTCTACTACACAGGTTTGCCATTAAAAATGGTCGAGTTACCTACCAAAATCGATTCGTGGACACTGAAACCCTACGGAAGAATCGTGCCGCCCAAAGGATTGTGGTCACGGAGTTCGGCACTGCGGCCGTGCCAGATCCCTGTCACTCAATCTTTGACAAATTTGCGGCCATTTTCCGTCCTGACAGCGGCACGGATAATTCCATGATTTCCATTTATCCTTTTGGAGATCAGTATTACACTTTCACAGAAACACCGTTTTTGCATCG GATTAATCCCTGTACTTTGGCCACCGAGGCCCGGATCTGTACTTCAGACTTTGTAGGCGTGGTAAACCACACTTCACATCCACACGTTCTGCCGAGTGGAACGGTCTACAATCTCGGCACCACGATGACCAAATCCGGGCCGGCTTATTCGATTATTTGTTTTCCCAACGGACGCCACATGTTTGAGGACGCCCATGTGGTGGCCACTATGCCTTGCCGCTGGAAACTTCATCCTGGGTACATGCACACCTTCGGCCTAACGGAGCACTATTTCGTGATTGTGGAGCAGCCACTATCGGTGTCCCTAACGGAGTACATTAAAGCCCAGCTACATGGCCAAAATCTGTCGGCCTGCCTGAAGTGGTTCGAGGACAAACCCACACTATTTCACCTGATTGACAGGATTTCGGGGAAACTGGTGAAGACCTACGAGTCGGAGGCATTCTTCTACCTACATATCATCAATTGCTTCGAGCTGGACGGTCATGTGGTGGTGGATATATGCAGCTACCGTAATCCCGAGATGATAAACTGCATGTACTTGGATTCCATTTCCAATATGCAAACGAATCCGAATTACGCCACCCTCTTCCGTGGAAGGCCTCTACGCTTCGTCCTCCCGTTGGGAACTCTTCCGGAAACTAAAGCCGGAAAACGTGGTCTGGTGAAGTCTTTCTCCTTGGCTGGACTAAGTTCTCCCCAAGTCTCTCGGACCATGAAGCACTCGGCCTCCCAGTATGCGGATATCACCTACATGGCCACAAATGGAAAACAAGAAACATCCCCCAGCGAGGAAAGTCCTCGAAGAGACTCCAAGCGGGGGCGTTacgatgaggaggaggagaattTGGTTAACTTGGTGACCCTAGAGAAGAGTCAAGCTGAAGCCTTCCAAGGAGCTAGTGGAATCTTTTTACGACCGGAAATGCTTTGTGACTGGGGCTGCGAAACTCCAAGGATATACTATGAAAAGTATATGGGCAAGAACTATCGCTACTTTTATGCCATAAGTTCAGATGTGGATGcagaaaatccaggaaca cttataAAAGTGGATGTGTGGAAGAAAACGAGTCTGACCTGGTGCGAGGAAAACATCTATCCCAGTGAACCCATCTTTGTACCCTCTCCAGATCCCCAGTCCGAAGACGATGGTGTTATTCTGGCCTCCATGGTGGTTGGTGGCCTAAACGATCGCTACGTTGGCCTAATTGTGCTCTGTGCCAAGACCATGACCGAACTAGGACGTTGCGATTTCCATACCAACGGTCCAGTTCCCAAGTGCCTGCATGGATGGTTTGCACCCAACGCTGTATAG
- the ninaB gene encoding carotenoid isomerooxygenase isoform X2, translated as MTFGHLFDCSALLHRFAIKNGRVTYQNRFVDTETLRKNRAAQRIVVTEFGTAAVPDPCHSIFDKFAAIFRPDSGTDNSMISIYPFGDQYYTFTETPFLHRINPCTLATEARICTSDFVGVVNHTSHPHVLPSGTVYNLGTTMTKSGPAYSIICFPNGRHMFEDAHVVATMPCRWKLHPGYMHTFGLTEHYFVIVEQPLSVSLTEYIKAQLHGQNLSACLKWFEDKPTLFHLIDRISGKLVKTYESEAFFYLHIINCFELDGHVVVDICSYRNPEMINCMYLDSISNMQTNPNYATLFRGRPLRFVLPLGTLPETKAGKRGLVKSFSLAGLSSPQVSRTMKHSASQYADITYMATNGKQETSPSEESPRRDSKRGRYDEEEENLVNLVTLEKSQAEAFQGASGIFLRPEMLCDWGCETPRIYYEKYMGKNYRYFYAISSDVDAENPGTLIKVDVWKKTSLTWCEENIYPSEPIFVPSPDPQSEDDGVILASMVVGGLNDRYVGLIVLCAKTMTELGRCDFHTNGPVPKCLHGWFAPNAV; from the exons ATGACCTTTGGCCATCTGTTCGACTGCTCCGCTCTACTACACAGGTTTGCCATTAAAAATGGTCGAGTTACCTACCAAAATCGATTCGTGGACACTGAAACCCTACGGAAGAATCGTGCCGCCCAAAGGATTGTGGTCACGGAGTTCGGCACTGCGGCCGTGCCAGATCCCTGTCACTCAATCTTTGACAAATTTGCGGCCATTTTCCGTCCTGACAGCGGCACGGATAATTCCATGATTTCCATTTATCCTTTTGGAGATCAGTATTACACTTTCACAGAAACACCGTTTTTGCATCG GATTAATCCCTGTACTTTGGCCACCGAGGCCCGGATCTGTACTTCAGACTTTGTAGGCGTGGTAAACCACACTTCACATCCACACGTTCTGCCGAGTGGAACGGTCTACAATCTCGGCACCACGATGACCAAATCCGGGCCGGCTTATTCGATTATTTGTTTTCCCAACGGACGCCACATGTTTGAGGACGCCCATGTGGTGGCCACTATGCCTTGCCGCTGGAAACTTCATCCTGGGTACATGCACACCTTCGGCCTAACGGAGCACTATTTCGTGATTGTGGAGCAGCCACTATCGGTGTCCCTAACGGAGTACATTAAAGCCCAGCTACATGGCCAAAATCTGTCGGCCTGCCTGAAGTGGTTCGAGGACAAACCCACACTATTTCACCTGATTGACAGGATTTCGGGGAAACTGGTGAAGACCTACGAGTCGGAGGCATTCTTCTACCTACATATCATCAATTGCTTCGAGCTGGACGGTCATGTGGTGGTGGATATATGCAGCTACCGTAATCCCGAGATGATAAACTGCATGTACTTGGATTCCATTTCCAATATGCAAACGAATCCGAATTACGCCACCCTCTTCCGTGGAAGGCCTCTACGCTTCGTCCTCCCGTTGGGAACTCTTCCGGAAACTAAAGCCGGAAAACGTGGTCTGGTGAAGTCTTTCTCCTTGGCTGGACTAAGTTCTCCCCAAGTCTCTCGGACCATGAAGCACTCGGCCTCCCAGTATGCGGATATCACCTACATGGCCACAAATGGAAAACAAGAAACATCCCCCAGCGAGGAAAGTCCTCGAAGAGACTCCAAGCGGGGGCGTTacgatgaggaggaggagaattTGGTTAACTTGGTGACCCTAGAGAAGAGTCAAGCTGAAGCCTTCCAAGGAGCTAGTGGAATCTTTTTACGACCGGAAATGCTTTGTGACTGGGGCTGCGAAACTCCAAGGATATACTATGAAAAGTATATGGGCAAGAACTATCGCTACTTTTATGCCATAAGTTCAGATGTGGATGcagaaaatccaggaaca cttataAAAGTGGATGTGTGGAAGAAAACGAGTCTGACCTGGTGCGAGGAAAACATCTATCCCAGTGAACCCATCTTTGTACCCTCTCCAGATCCCCAGTCCGAAGACGATGGTGTTATTCTGGCCTCCATGGTGGTTGGTGGCCTAAACGATCGCTACGTTGGCCTAATTGTGCTCTGTGCCAAGACCATGACCGAACTAGGACGTTGCGATTTCCATACCAACGGTCCAGTTCCCAAGTGCCTGCATGGATGGTTTGCACCCAACGCTGTATAG
- the Adgf-D gene encoding adenosine deaminase 2 — MLVLKLLILPLLLFGSNQATDLPYETLREQIMEAERAASLGGNIWLSSDEEKANSILMNAKRAEIAEGLKTPEKYAPAMHFFQGRQYVRQSEVFRIIQKMPKGAFLHGHNTGMVTSRWIITNLTTTNNLYTCRNVDGLLVFTYDQAGCHSEVQNVCTERINAEDRAKYERQLEKHINMLGPRPEALLPNRKKIWERFENIFTTVDRLYKYRPTYCTYHKRLLEELCEDNIIYAEIRASLSPLYDDNNRTLSTLEVANELERIVEEFKAKHHDFVGLKVIYAKRNRASEEEMLRRITTFKQLHHAKPNFVIGFDLIGQEDTGDPLNKYINQLSDLPSTANYFFHAGETNWNGRTDWNMMDAILLNTKRIGHAYALPKHPQLWSTIKKRNIAVEVNPISNQVLGFVWDLRNHPASFLIAENFPIVISADDPGTWGAKGLSYDFYYAFMALAPAEADLRFLKQLALNSLKYSVLTSDERRKINRVFQRKWQEFIANMLNPKF, encoded by the exons atgttggtGCTAAAACTTTTGATTCTGCCTTTGCTGCTTTTTGGCAGTAATCAGGCCACAGACTTAC CCTATGAAACGTTGAGGGAGCAGATAATGGAGGCCGAAAGAGCAGCCTCTCTCGGTGGGAACATCTGGTTGTCGTCCGACGAGGAGAAGGCCAACAGCATCCTGATGAACGCCAAGAGGGCTGAGATCGCCGAGGGCCTAAAAACCCCAGAGAAATATGCTCCGGCCATGCATTTCTTTCAGGGCAGGCAGTATGTGCGCCAGAGCGAGGTGTTCCGGATTATCCAGAAGATGCCCAAGGGTGCCTTCCTGCACGGCCATAACACGGGCATGGTCACTTCGCGTTGGATCATTACTAACCTGACCACCACAAACAATCTCTATACCTGTCGCAATGTTGATGGCTTGCTGGTATTTACTTACGACCAGGCTGGATGTCACAGCGAAGTCCAGAACGTGTGCACGGAGCGGATCAATGCCGAGGATCGAGCCAAGTACGAGCGCCAATTGGAAAAGCACATAAACATGCTCGGTCCCAGGCCAGAGG CCCTCCTGCCAAACCGGAAAAAGATCTGGGAACGCTTTGAAAACATATTCACCACCGTAGATCGCCTTTATAAGTACAGACCCACTTACTGCACCTACCACAAGCGTCTCCTTGAGGAACTCTGTGaagataatattatttatgcagAAATTCGCGCTTCTCTATCCCCT CTATACGACGACAACAATCGCACCTTGAGCACTTTGGAAGTGGCCAACGAACTGGAGAGAATTGTGGAGGAATTCAAAGCTAAGCACCATGACTTTGTGGGCTTGAAAGTCATTTACGCTAAACGGAATCGAGCCTCCGAGGAAGAAATGCTGAGACGAATAACTACCTTCAAGCAATTGCA CCACGCCAAACCAAACTTTGTGATTGGATTCGATTTGATTGGCCAGGAAGACACAGGAGATCCACTgaacaaatatataaatcaattatccgacctaccaagtACAGCTAACTACTTCTTCCATGCCGGCGAGACAA ATTGGAATGGTCGGACGGACTGGAATATGATGGATGCCATTCTGCTAAACACGAAACGCATTGGACATGCCTACGCCCTGCCCAAACATCCGCAACTATGGTCCACGATTAAGAAACGCAACATTGCCGTCGAGGTGAACCCAATTTCCAACCAGGTTCTGGGTTTCGTTTGGGATTTACGCAACCACCCGGCAAGCTTCCTGATCGCCGAAAACTTTCCCATTGTCATCTCGGCCGACGATCCGGGCACCTGGGGTGCCAAGGGGCTCAGCTATGATTTCTACTATGCCTTCATGGCCCTGGCTCCGGCGGAAGCGGATCTGCGTTTTCTCAAGCAACTGGCTTTGAACTCGCTCAAGTACTCCGTACTGACCTCGGACGAGCGACGGAAGATCAACAGGGTTTTCCAGCGCAAGTGGCAGGAGTTTATTGCAAATATGTTGAATCCAAAGTTTTGA